The Medicago truncatula cultivar Jemalong A17 chromosome 4, MtrunA17r5.0-ANR, whole genome shotgun sequence genome includes a region encoding these proteins:
- the LOC25480666 gene encoding alpha carbonic anhydrase 7 isoform X1, with product MAKLASIALIFGLLTTLVLLSSCPAMSREVEDESEFNYDEDSDQGPHNWGDIKPEWFRCKNGTMQSPIDLLNHRVQIVSNLGGLQINYTPSNATLKNRGHDIKLELIANSSYLQINGTQYVLKQLHWHSPSEHTIDGKRLDLELHLVHETPSGETAVIGILYKTGLPDLFLSLLRKDLEAISTSTGEERSVGVVDPRMIQFNKMHYYRYIGSLTTPPCDENITWTIVREVKFVSKEQIELLRVAVHDDSDSNARPLQPLNNRLVQLNKLKGYQH from the exons ATGGCAAAGCTTGCTTcgattgctttgatttttggtttattaaCAACACTTGTTTTGCTATCATCATGCCCAGCTATGTCTCGAGAAGTTG AGGATGAAAGTGAGTTTAATTATGATGAAGATAGTGATCAAGGACCTCATAATTGGGGAGACATTAAACCCGAATGGTTTAGGTGCAAAAATGGAACAATGCAATCGCCAATTGATTTGTTGAATCATAGGGTTCAAATTGTGTCCAATTTAGGAGGACTTCAGATCAACTACACTCCCTCTAATGCAACTCTTAAAAATAGGGGTCATGATATCAAG CTGGAATTGATTGCAAACTCAAGCTATCTACAAATTAATGGAACTCAGTATGTACTTAAACAGTTACATTGGCATTCTCCCTCTGAACACACCATAGATGGCAAAAG GTTGGATCTAGAGTTACATTTGGTACATGAAACTCCATCAGGAGAAACGGCAGTGATTGGAATATTGTACAAAACAGGATTACCAGATCTTTTCTTGTCAttg ttgagAAAAGACTTAGAGGCAATTTCTACTAGTACAGGAGAAGAAAGATCAGTGGGTGTAGTTGATCCTAGGATGATTCAATTCAACAAAATGCATTATTATAGATACATTGGTTCGTTGACTACTCCTCCTTGTGATGAAAATATTACTTGGACAATTGTTAGAGAG GTGAAATTTGTTTCAAAGGAGCAAATCGAATTGCTTCGAGTTGCAGTTCATGAT